A stretch of DNA from Macrotis lagotis isolate mMagLag1 chromosome X, bilby.v1.9.chrom.fasta, whole genome shotgun sequence:
tgtgtgtgtgggggtccAGGTAGAACAAGTGCTAAATTGTTTGCTTTGGCCATTTAAGTTCAGGTTAATGAATCTGTATTCTCCTGTATATAAAAACTTATGCTGAGGTCTATGTACAATGTGTCCTTActcatttgaacacaggttctccaACTGCTCAGAAGTTTCCTTTAGGATTTCAAAATGCTGACAATGTCTTTGATCTGGGGCATTGTTGTGATAGTATGCTGTTGCTTATGGCTTATTATTGGAATAAGGAGGAGGTAAGCAACATCTCTTTTACAttacatttgaattcatttcatttGAGACTTGTTTATATTTGGTATCATATCATATTTACATTTTGTGCTTAGACACAGTGGTGTTTTCTAGATTTTGTTCATGTCAAAGATCTTCTTAGTAGCCTCTAAAGAATCAGATTTTTTCTGGGCAATTGAGTACTTACTATATTTGAGGATATATGTAGAAAAAAGCTAGAAAGTACCGATTCTTAAAGACCTTGAACTCTAGTTGTTTAGGACACAAAGTTCAACTTTAGGCAGATGGCATGAACAAGAATAAAGTCATCACCATAGGTTAAATGGGGAGACCCAGAGGTCAATAGGTTATATGACTAAGATTGTAGTGCTGAGGGATTTGGGGGCATAGAGATAGGTCAGATGGTAAAGGAATCTTAGGAGGGAGTAGCAGTGCCAATAAGGCTGGGTAGTACTCTTTCTCAGCTGTGCTTTTTGGACAATCTTAATCAGGTGAGAATTCCATTTTAATAATAGATATATTCAAAGCAGGTGATATAGAAAGAAATAtcagcaaaaatgaaaatggcataTGCATAATAAATAGGTAATAAGAACATACAAAATCAGCCtgctgtagtggataaagaatcAAAGTTGGAGTAGAAAAGATCTGGGCTTGGATCTGGCCTCAAATACATACCAGCTATATGATGTTCCCATACAATTTTCTAAGACTGCAAATTATAGACTATCTGCTCATTTGAACTGGTGGAAGGGGCTTTCATAATGCTATTTTTCCTCTAACTAATAAAATCTCAGGTCTGGGACATAGACCCACCAGTACAGTCAtacttaaatatacatatacatagatattaaATGCATTGAGTAGAGTTTCACAGAATATCAGCTTTTGATTTCATAGTTTCTTTTGGTGATAAGAAGAAACCAATGAAATGGCAGTAATTTGATTAGGATGTAAATGTGGTGGTAATGGTGGAAAGTCAATCTCGAATAATTGGAGTGGGAAGGtttgattctagaggtaataTGAATACATTGGACTTGACTGAGACAGAGTGTGGAAGTCAGATctatatttaaggaaaattgcTTTGCCAGTAGTGTATAAGATGTATGTAAGTGAGAAGAGACTTGAGGTAAGAGTGAGTTATTGGAAGCTACTACAATAATCTAGGTAAGAGATGGTGTGAGCCTGAAATAAAGAGATAgctgtgtgaatggagagaagagggaagatgcAAAGTATATTATGGAGGGAGAAACAGCaatatttggcaactgattggatgtgtGGGATGAAAGAGAATGAGGTATATGATACTAAGGATACAAATCTGGAAATCTGGAGGAGTGGTGGTACCTTAGACAGATACAGGAAGAAAACTAGttttggagaaaatgttaattaattCAACTTtatacatgttgaatttgagttgTCTCCAAAACATCAAGTTCAAAAATGTCTCACAGTCAATTTTAAGGCAAGATTAAGGTCAGGGTAGAGACTGGGGGTGGAAATATAGATCTGTCATCAACATGAAGATGATATTTAAACCCAAGAAAGCTGATGAGGTCACTCAGGGAGAATGTCTATGATACATGTTAGGTCAAATAAATACCTTGACAAAAGAATAGTGCCTTATTTACATAGAAGGTCTTCATGTTGATCTTTGGAAAGTGTACTGAGCTTTATGGTCTGGAAAACAACTGGCCTCACTAAACCTCTTTGGTATGGATTTTTCTCTTGCAGACGTATAGGAGAACCTCCTTTGGACAATGGGCTAATTCCATATGTAGGCTGTGCTTTGCAATTTGGAGCCAATCCACTTGAAttcctcaaaagaaataaaaggaaatatggtCATATTTTTACATGCAAACTAATGGGAAAATATGTGCATTTTATTACCAATCCTTTTTCGTATAATATAGTAATACGGCATGGAAAATATTTTGACTGGAAAAAATTTAACTTTACTACCTCTGCAAAGGTAATAGTATTTTACACTTTGTTTAATTTAGCTTATTAGTTATTCCTAATATACATCCATTTATCTGTCTGACTGCTATTCTATCCTTAATCACTAAGCTGCTTCTCTTAGATTTCATTCTAACATTTCAGGAATTCTGAGTTCTAAAAGATTATTTCAGCAAAGCAGAAACTCTGACAAGGGTCATCAAGCTAGAAAGTCTTTCAGAAGAGGCCTGGGAATATCCTGAAATTTCATATTCTGAACCAACCCCattaaatttggaaagacttctcAAAGGAAGACTGCTTGCCAGTGATTCTTTaataaactttttcttgactctagtgATTTATAAAGATGGAAAAGGGAAGATGTGGTTCAAGTTTCATTTCTGACATTCATTAGATTTATAATCTTGgtaaaaatcacttaatttctctcaatctcattttatctataaaatgggagacaAATAATACCTCAAGTAGCTATGGACACTGCCAGATTGCTGTGAAACTCAAATGTAATCAtgaatgtaaagtactttgaaaacttaaaattCATTTATGAGGGGGTTGCCATCTGTTGGACATAGGGAATGTCCGCATTGATGAAATCTTTTTGAATTACTGTAGGGTCCTGTAATAaaatttctaagatcctttctagtttCTTCATTCTGTCACTAATTTTTAAGCTTCAAAATAGGAGTTATTATGATGATTCTTCTTGATTGTATTCACTCTGTGGTCACTGATactgattttatgatttttgtcaaTGTAGGTATTCTcttcccacacacacatatacctcaACCCTTTCAGACCTTCATGTATTGTCTAATTTTTATTGCTGTTTCCCTTGTCTTACAAGGGTTTTCATGTCATATCAGTGTTTTGGGGTTATTGGGGTCACCTAGCTTCCTCAGAGTCTTAAATTCCAACTCAGGTCTTTTAGCTATGGGTCTAATACCCTTTCTACCATAGTATGCTGTTTATAAATAATGGTTCAGGCCTTACCTAgtgagaaaataaattgaaggtaaaCATTGCCTtacaccaaaaagaaaaaaaattcaatcatttAAAAGCATATCTATGATGCCTGattgatgatttaaaaacaaacaaacttaaaTACAAGTTTATTGAGTGTCTACTAAGTATCTGGTACTTAGGTGTGGAAGATATAAAGAAGCAAtcctgccatcaaggagcttgAAAACTAGTTGAGGACAAAAGACATACACATGTAAGAGAAGGCACTGTTAGCCAAATtccaaatgtttttaaattttacttatagGAGACAAAGCcacaaataaattcaacaagcatctAAAAAATTATCTAATGTCTCAGGCACTGATTTTAGTGCTGAGGATACATaggtaaaaataaaactatatcaaCCCTCTTACGCTCTCCTGGGAAAaatacagataagtaaatgcaaagtataacataacaaattcaaaacaatttGATAAGGTGAAGACAGAAGCTAACAAAAGTACTAAGAATAATTAGTAGTGAAGCATAGGGATGGTATACAAGGAAATAGGAAATCACAGTCAACAAGGACACCATCATAAAAACTAAGCATGTCTAAAGAAAGTAGTGGGTAGAGGGGcggcgaggtggtgcagtggataaagcactggctgtggagtcaggagtacctatgttcaaatcctgtctcagacacttaataattatctagctgtgtggccttgggcaagtcacttaaccccgtttgccttacaaaaaacctaaaaaaaaaaagaaagtagtggGCAGAGCAGTATAGCTGTAGAAGAGCAGTATAGctgcataaagtataagaggtaaaATTGCAGGTAATGCCTTTAGAATGGTAATTTATGACTTCTAATCaaaattttaagttataaaacaTATAACTTGTATATTCAgggaataatttattttcataaaagaaTCAATTTGGCTATCAAGTATTTGGGGattcttaaaagattttttatgTTCAAGATATTTGCAGTCTTTGAAACTTTCTACTTCTCATGctttatttgcaaaatatctTTGGCAAGCATTTCTGTTTTAATTTATTCACTAAACTTGATTTATTTAGGGTTGCCTTTTCTCACACGTATTATGTTTGATGACAGGTATTTGGGCACAGAAGTATTGATCCCAGCGATGGAAATACTACTGAAAATGTACATGAGACTTTCATTAAAACCTTACAGGGGGATGCCTTGAATTCTCTCACTGAAGCCATGATGAAAAATCTCCAGTATGTAATGAAGCTGCCAGCTCTTTCCAAAACAAATCCTGATAGCTGGGTGACAGAGGGCATGTATTCCTTCTGCTACAGAGTGATGTTTGAAGCAGGTTATTTGACTCTCTTTGGTAAAGATCTTACAAGGCAGGAAGCACAGAAAACATTCATCTTAAACAGCCTTAATAACTTCAAGCAATTTGACAAGATTTTCCCAGCCTTGGTAGCAGGGCTTCCAATCCACGTGTTTAAGAATGCTCACAATGCACGAGAGAAATTGGCTGAAGCCCTGAAACATGAAAATCTACAGAAGAGAGATAATATCTCAGAACTGATCTCTACCCGCATGTTCCTAAATGACACCCTCTCAACCTTTGATGATATGGAGAAGGCAAAAACTCACCTGGCTTTACTTTGGGCAGCTCAAGCTAATACACTCCCTGCCACTTTCTGGTGCTTATTTCACACAATTAGGTAAGATAACAATTTTCttacagaaagaaggaaatagattttTTCAACAGCTAGCCTTATATTTAGAGTTCTTGAAATGTGACCAATCAGGGACTGAGTCATAAGATAAAAAGAAGTGCCTATATTCATAACACAATCTATAGCAACAGTTGAAAATAGTAATTAACTGTTTCAGACAGTTACTGTCTGTCTGACCTGTCAGACAGGTGCTAGGgtcatgtttcatttttgtagGTTTCCACTTTTTTCTCCCTCAATTATCCATTATGATTTTATCATTCATTCTGATAATTATCATAACTCTAGAAAAATCAATTTCCTTTGGTCAATCCTGTAGAAGCTAaacttaatattttccttttatatgtgCTATCCCTTCACATATTTATCACAttatatattatcccttcatatatttatatataatatatatgacatATTCATTATAAACTTTTATATATGTAATTGCTTACTTGTTAAAGAAATTGACAgtttgaggtggctaggtggcacagtggatagagcactggccctggtgtcaggaggacctgagttcaaatgtgacctcagacacttaacaattacctatctgtgtggccttgggcaagccacttaaccccattgccttgcaaaaaaaaatctaaaaaaaaaaaagaaattgacagtTCCCTAAACAATTACATGAAAATACTTCGTATTCAAATGTTAGAGAACTGACTTTACAGTAAAGTAAAATCAAGGAATGaatattgtataaataaaacaattagaaACACATTCATATGTAATGTTGAAATTCACAAAGTGTTTTCCTAACAACAAAGTTTAAAATTGATTGTCCCCATATTAGGACAGAGAATACAGACTCCAAGAAATTAAGCAATTTACTTAAGAGTCCACAGCTACTAAGTTTCACAGTGAAGATATTACCTAATTCTCTTGAATCCAAATCCATTTGCTCTTTGCTCTTGACCATACTACAGTAGCCAATATTCTTCAGTTCTTCCACCAAATATTTCCCACCAAGTAACTTCTATTTTATTGCTCTCATGAATAAAAAGAAGTCATATAAGGACTTTCATGTGTTAGTCACTATTTGGCAATCCAGAATGCTGCTACATAATTTTGTGACATAGCACAAAATTTCCCATTTTAGatggaatcataaaatcatagagaaGTAGTAAGGCATAGTGGACTGAGTTCTGAATATGGAATTCCAAGACCTGTGTTTAAACTCTCCCTTTAACATTTATAGGCAAGTCATTAATGTTCttaattctctttaaaatatccatctttaaaatgacaacatcaacaacaacaataccTATATGTAGCACCTagctcagggttgttgtgagggtcaaatgagataatatgtataaagtgtGTTACAAATATTAAAGTGTACTATGGATatctgttatttttattcttagaaaCTTCTATTCTAGAAACTTTTATTCTTAGAAACTTTTACTGATAGAAGAAGGAAATACTAGGTAATGTTATATGTTCAAAGAAAGTCACTGCCTCCTAAAAGCCTCATGGCAGGcagaatgatcaatgttgggctACAGTATGGTAGGAAAAGCACAGAATGTGGAGCTAGATCTGTATTCAAGTCTCAGCTCTATTACTTCTTGTCTGAGCATCAGGCTTAAAGGCTTCAAGatcagggctgctaggtggtgcagttgatagagcacctgctttggagtcaggagtatctgagttcaaatccagccttagacacttaataattacctagctgtgtggtcttgggcaag
This window harbors:
- the CYP7A1 gene encoding cytochrome P450 7A1, with product MLTMSLIWGIVVIVCCCLWLIIGIRRRRIGEPPLDNGLIPYVGCALQFGANPLEFLKRNKRKYGHIFTCKLMGKYVHFITNPFSYNIVIRHGKYFDWKKFNFTTSAKVFGHRSIDPSDGNTTENVHETFIKTLQGDALNSLTEAMMKNLQYVMKLPALSKTNPDSWVTEGMYSFCYRVMFEAGYLTLFGKDLTRQEAQKTFILNSLNNFKQFDKIFPALVAGLPIHVFKNAHNAREKLAEALKHENLQKRDNISELISTRMFLNDTLSTFDDMEKAKTHLALLWAAQANTLPATFWCLFHTIRSSEAMKSATEEVRKTLENSGQKISFEGKPISLSQMQLNDMPVLDSIIKEALRLSSASLNIKAAKEDFTLHLEEGSYNIRKDDIIALYPQLLHFDPEIYPDPLVFKYDRFLNENGKPKTNFYWNGIKLKYYHMPFGSGLTLCPGRLFAVNEIKQFLILMLFYFEMQLVDSQIKCPPLDQSRVGLGILPPTNDIDFKYKLKQL